One Fuerstiella marisgermanici DNA window includes the following coding sequences:
- a CDS encoding DUF2237 family protein, whose protein sequence is MAKNVFGGDLVVCSSDPVTGFFRTGTCDTCGDDHGMHTVCAEMTAEFLEFSKAAGNDLSTPIPEYQFPGVQPGDRWCLCLPRWLEALEAGMAPKLLLKATHMSAIEHISMDTLLEYGLDANEAPAPSPGEED, encoded by the coding sequence ATGGCTAAGAATGTATTTGGCGGCGATCTGGTGGTGTGTTCGTCGGATCCGGTGACAGGATTCTTCCGTACGGGAACCTGCGACACGTGCGGCGACGACCATGGCATGCACACGGTCTGTGCGGAAATGACGGCCGAGTTTCTGGAATTTTCGAAGGCGGCTGGCAACGATCTTTCCACACCCATTCCGGAATACCAGTTTCCTGGCGTGCAGCCCGGTGATCGCTGGTGCCTGTGCCTGCCTCGCTGGCTTGAGGCATTGGAAGCCGGAATGGCCCCGAAATTGCTGCTGAAAGCGACTCACATGTCCGCGATTGAACACATTTCGATGGACACGCTGCTGGAATATGGTCTGGATGCCAACGAAGCGCCGGCTCCGTCTCCCGGTGAGGAAGACTAG
- a CDS encoding ISAs1 family transposase, whose translation MPLSTSFVDHFSDVTDPRRGEPVYPLQNILFIAVCAVISGADDFVAIAKFGRTKRDWFAKYLDLSAGIPSHDRFNAILALIRPAEFEKCLLNWITSLQKISDGQIIAIDGKTLRRSYDKASGKSAIHMVSAWATANHISLGQVVVDAKSNEITAIPKLLELIEVSGALVTIDAMGCQTEIASKIVDAEADYCLAAKGNQPTLHAGLVAFFADHLEDDFARCPVRRFETKENTGGREDLRQYLICRAPEDLPDAHRWKNLKAIGIAINNTLRDGKMCIGIRYYILSRYVSGRRFAEAVRSHWGVENNLHWQLDVTFQEDQSRIRKGHADMNFSILRRTALSLLKNESTAKVGIKNKRLNAAWDETYLAKVLFGK comes from the coding sequence ATGCCTTTGTCCACCAGTTTTGTCGATCATTTCTCTGATGTTACGGATCCAAGGCGCGGTGAGCCGGTCTATCCGCTTCAAAATATTCTGTTCATTGCAGTCTGTGCTGTGATCAGTGGCGCGGATGATTTTGTCGCGATTGCGAAGTTTGGCAGAACGAAACGAGATTGGTTTGCGAAGTATCTCGATCTGTCCGCAGGGATTCCGTCGCACGATCGTTTCAACGCCATCCTCGCTCTGATTCGTCCTGCAGAATTTGAAAAGTGCTTACTGAATTGGATCACTTCTCTGCAGAAAATCAGTGACGGACAAATCATCGCGATCGATGGTAAGACACTCCGTCGCAGCTATGACAAAGCCAGTGGCAAGTCGGCCATCCACATGGTCAGTGCATGGGCCACAGCCAATCATATCAGTCTCGGGCAAGTCGTCGTCGATGCGAAGAGTAATGAGATTACGGCGATTCCCAAACTGCTGGAATTGATCGAGGTTTCCGGTGCTTTAGTGACGATTGACGCCATGGGTTGCCAAACGGAAATCGCGTCGAAGATTGTCGACGCAGAGGCGGACTATTGTCTTGCCGCGAAAGGCAATCAGCCCACGCTACACGCAGGTCTCGTCGCGTTCTTCGCCGACCATTTGGAAGATGACTTTGCACGCTGTCCGGTGCGACGATTTGAAACGAAAGAAAACACCGGCGGCCGCGAAGATTTGCGACAGTATCTGATCTGTCGTGCGCCGGAGGATCTTCCGGACGCACATCGCTGGAAGAACCTGAAGGCGATCGGGATCGCGATCAACAACACTCTCCGCGACGGCAAAATGTGCATCGGCATCCGCTATTACATTTTAAGCCGTTATGTCTCCGGCCGTCGTTTCGCCGAAGCTGTGCGGAGCCATTGGGGTGTCGAGAACAATTTGCATTGGCAACTGGACGTCACTTTCCAGGAAGATCAATCGAGGATCCGCAAAGGCCACGCAGATATGAACTTCAGCATCCTTCGCCGCACGGCGTTGAGTCTTCTGAAAAACGAATCCACAGCCAAGGTGGGGATCAAAAACAAAAGACTCAATGCTGCCTGGGATGAGACATACCTCGCGAAAGTCCTGTTCGGCAAATGA
- a CDS encoding sulfotransferase family protein has translation MSTRKTTKAAKHSQGGLLIWHGMSCSGLWRLFRSKPSLHWSRLGRILSLPVSGVFNSVMKRAESLVYGKRVRETKVEHPPLFVFGYWRSGTTLLQNLLSHDPQFQHLGLYRALFPWHFLLTEKAVTKLTAPFVPKNRPMDNMSVHWDAPQEDDVSLCIMSNVSPINLLSHPTDFSHFWKALDFERLEPEERQRWKDSLALLVKKLTFTSPKRIMMKSPFHTYRIPELLELFPDARFLYIHRNPYNIFRSALHLRRRMIEENTLGRSVFDGNEEQVIESYKFGFEKYERDRLLVPEEHRHEICYEELEQDPIGVLRKAYAGLDLPGFEALEKELEPQVESLKRYKKNEFNDDPYWVDRVYNELKPAFDRFGYDKPEVTAAPASEKEATSSAS, from the coding sequence ATGAGCACAAGGAAAACCACCAAAGCCGCGAAGCACTCCCAGGGTGGCCTGTTGATTTGGCACGGAATGTCATGCTCCGGGCTGTGGCGACTTTTTCGGTCGAAGCCGTCGCTGCATTGGAGTCGCCTTGGCCGCATCCTGAGTCTGCCGGTTTCGGGCGTGTTCAATTCCGTGATGAAGCGGGCCGAATCGCTGGTCTATGGGAAACGTGTTCGCGAAACGAAGGTTGAGCATCCGCCGCTGTTTGTCTTCGGCTATTGGCGCAGTGGAACCACGCTGCTGCAAAACCTGCTCAGCCACGATCCACAGTTTCAACATCTGGGCCTGTACCGAGCTCTCTTTCCGTGGCACTTTCTACTGACGGAAAAAGCCGTCACTAAGCTGACGGCTCCGTTTGTCCCTAAGAATCGCCCGATGGACAACATGTCGGTTCATTGGGACGCGCCGCAGGAAGACGACGTTTCTCTGTGCATCATGAGCAACGTGTCGCCCATCAATTTGCTGTCTCACCCGACCGACTTTTCGCACTTCTGGAAGGCATTGGACTTTGAGCGACTGGAGCCCGAGGAACGTCAACGCTGGAAGGATTCGTTGGCGCTGCTGGTGAAAAAGCTGACCTTTACGTCACCGAAACGGATTATGATGAAGTCGCCGTTTCACACGTATCGCATTCCGGAATTGTTAGAGCTATTCCCTGACGCTCGGTTCTTGTACATCCACCGCAACCCGTACAACATTTTTCGTTCTGCCCTGCACCTGCGGCGGCGGATGATTGAAGAAAACACGCTGGGACGCAGCGTGTTTGATGGCAACGAAGAGCAGGTGATTGAATCGTACAAATTCGGCTTCGAAAAGTACGAACGTGATCGCCTGCTGGTTCCTGAAGAGCACCGTCACGAAATCTGTTACGAAGAACTGGAACAGGACCCGATTGGCGTGCTGCGAAAAGCCTATGCGGGACTCGACCTTCCCGGCTTCGAAGCGCTGGAGAAGGAACTTGAACCGCAGGTGGAATCGCTGAAACGTTATAAGAAGAACGAATTCAACGACGACCCGTACTGGGTGGATCGCGTGTACAACGAATTGAAGCCGGCCTTCGACCGCTTCGGCTACGACAAGCCGGAAGTGACCGCAGCGCCCGCTTCTGAAAAGGAAGCTACGTCGTCGGCGTCGTAA
- a CDS encoding ArnT family glycosyltransferase, whose translation MPDPDDTSDSTSRWRWLWAAAAVCLGGCGWLEALRLRSIMEDGGSLTTFLLYWDMETTLPFVVLLLLPILVWRGRSDRPRKTAPAQATAAPRSHSVSKTIFDCAVVCAISVCCSWWIGSRPIDVQTDQGAQNIAFADLPPAYHDEYSYLLQARTFLQGRLSYPPATVRPDLFHQFHVLNEDRTVSRYFPWTGLWIAPFEAFGHPFWGHWLAGGLAAAFFYLSMRHFMSRSVSLLAGFLIAVSPGLAIFSNLLLAHHPTMLALSVFLCGFLRMMATLKLRWAFVAGTALTLAMLGRPMTAAGFGLPFGIWLVYSLVRSRRISADAFAVHRRLIAGFAVPLICGFAALAILNHDATGRWTRTAYQEYTDRYTPRHRYGFGNGDEASEVPGPPAIQKYNEWAKNLTPAEAMRNVWSRLRYSLFWSLSSVPILFAVIISGRLLKSRSGSRPGDASTSRNDLSVGDNAGNRIATATGLKLLAGATVCLHAVHVPYWFDGIMHWHYVFETAPLMLMLTAVGIADATTTVSQRTSPRLAVAWTGMFVGVSLLPGWVSLPEFGDTSKASAAIQEQAFSRTRFAYFNNAVRSESMQKPALVLVDERDTDPQLSYVINPPDLQGPVLICRRPATDQEIQDLRQEFPDRTLYVFDPNDLRFRPIGDAAP comes from the coding sequence ATGCCAGATCCCGATGACACCTCGGATTCCACATCCCGCTGGCGCTGGCTGTGGGCGGCAGCAGCCGTGTGTCTGGGGGGCTGCGGATGGCTGGAAGCGTTGAGGCTGCGAAGCATCATGGAAGATGGCGGCAGCCTGACCACCTTCCTGCTGTACTGGGACATGGAAACCACGCTTCCGTTTGTCGTGCTGTTGCTGCTGCCGATTCTGGTCTGGCGGGGGCGTTCTGACAGACCTCGCAAAACAGCTCCAGCGCAGGCCACGGCTGCGCCACGTTCGCACAGCGTGTCGAAAACGATTTTCGACTGCGCCGTCGTGTGCGCGATTTCGGTTTGCTGCAGTTGGTGGATCGGCAGCCGACCGATTGACGTGCAGACTGATCAGGGCGCGCAAAATATTGCGTTCGCCGACCTTCCGCCGGCTTATCACGATGAGTACAGCTATTTGCTGCAGGCCAGAACCTTTCTGCAAGGGCGACTTTCTTACCCGCCAGCGACGGTTCGTCCTGATCTGTTTCATCAGTTTCATGTACTGAACGAAGACCGCACGGTCAGTCGCTATTTCCCATGGACGGGCCTGTGGATTGCTCCTTTCGAAGCCTTCGGACATCCGTTTTGGGGTCACTGGCTGGCTGGCGGACTCGCGGCGGCTTTCTTTTATCTGTCGATGCGCCACTTCATGTCGCGGTCGGTATCGCTGCTGGCCGGGTTTCTGATTGCCGTGAGTCCGGGACTCGCCATCTTCAGCAATTTACTGTTGGCTCATCATCCCACGATGCTGGCGCTGAGTGTCTTTCTGTGCGGCTTTCTACGGATGATGGCCACACTAAAACTGCGATGGGCGTTTGTGGCCGGTACTGCGCTGACGCTCGCAATGTTGGGGCGCCCGATGACGGCGGCGGGGTTCGGTCTGCCATTCGGAATCTGGTTGGTGTACTCGCTCGTCCGCAGTCGAAGAATTTCCGCAGACGCCTTCGCGGTTCACCGTCGCCTGATCGCAGGATTTGCAGTGCCGCTTATTTGCGGATTCGCAGCGCTGGCGATCCTGAACCACGATGCCACGGGGCGGTGGACTCGCACAGCCTACCAGGAATACACCGATCGCTACACGCCTCGACATCGCTACGGATTCGGCAACGGGGATGAGGCGTCCGAAGTGCCCGGTCCGCCTGCGATTCAGAAATACAACGAATGGGCAAAGAACCTCACGCCGGCTGAGGCCATGCGCAATGTGTGGTCGCGGTTGCGGTACAGCCTGTTCTGGTCGTTGTCGTCGGTTCCGATTCTGTTTGCCGTGATCATCAGCGGCCGACTTCTGAAATCACGATCAGGATCACGACCAGGTGATGCTTCTACTTCACGCAACGATCTGTCGGTCGGCGACAACGCTGGGAATCGAATCGCGACAGCAACGGGATTAAAGTTACTGGCGGGGGCAACCGTGTGCCTGCATGCGGTGCACGTTCCCTATTGGTTCGACGGAATCATGCACTGGCATTACGTCTTCGAAACGGCTCCGCTGATGCTGATGTTGACAGCCGTTGGCATCGCCGACGCTACGACAACAGTTAGCCAGCGCACGTCGCCGCGTTTGGCTGTTGCGTGGACGGGAATGTTTGTTGGCGTGAGTCTGTTGCCGGGGTGGGTCTCGCTACCGGAATTCGGGGACACATCAAAGGCGTCTGCCGCGATCCAGGAGCAGGCGTTTTCCCGCACCCGGTTCGCGTACTTCAACAACGCCGTCCGCAGCGAGTCCATGCAGAAGCCAGCGCTGGTCCTTGTTGACGAACGAGACACCGATCCTCAGCTAAGCTACGTCATCAATCCGCCGGATCTACAGGGGCCGGTCCTTATCTGTCGACGACCTGCCACGGACCAGGAAATTCAGGACCTCCGTCAGGAGTTTCCGGATCGAACGCTGTACGTTTTCGATCCCAACGACTTACGCTTTCGCCCCATCGGTGACGCTGCCCCTTAG
- the ilvD gene encoding dihydroxy-acid dehydratase, whose protein sequence is MTQLNKYSSRITQPRSQGASQAMLYATGMSPEDMNKAQVGISSVWYEGNSCNMHLLDLAAKVKEGIEAAGLIGLRFNTIGVSDGISMGTEGMSYSLQSRDLIADSIETVMGGQWYDANISLPGCDKNMPGCIIAMGRLNRPSLMVYGGTIRAGCTAKGDKLDIVSAFQSYGQYLAESINDDERKEIVRKSCPGAGACGGMYTANTMSSAIEAMGMSLPYSSSIPAEDPDKLKECFNAGAAIKVLLEKDIKPRDIMTREAFENAMVTVMALGGSTNAVLHLIAMARSVDVPLTLDDFQKVSDRVPFIADLKPSGRFVMEDLHSVGGTPAVLKYLLEKNYITGDCMTVTGKTLGENLADLDGLAEGQEIIQPIEKPIKATGHLRILRGNVAPEGSVAKITGKEGLKFSGPARCYDSEEDMLKGLENNEIQKGDVVIIRYEGPKGGPGMPEMLTPTSAIIGAGLGDHVALMTDGRFSGGSHGFIVGHITPEAQVGGPIGLLQNGDIVTVDAEANEINVNLSEEDFASRRKSWTAPPYKATRGTLYKYIKTVKSASEGCVTDE, encoded by the coding sequence ATGACTCAACTGAACAAATACAGCAGCCGGATCACTCAACCACGTTCGCAGGGCGCTTCTCAGGCCATGCTTTATGCGACGGGCATGTCTCCTGAAGACATGAACAAAGCTCAAGTGGGCATTTCGAGCGTCTGGTATGAGGGCAACAGTTGCAATATGCATCTGCTGGACCTGGCGGCAAAGGTCAAAGAAGGCATCGAAGCGGCCGGGTTGATTGGCCTGCGGTTTAACACCATAGGCGTCAGCGATGGGATTTCGATGGGCACCGAAGGCATGTCGTATTCGTTGCAGTCGCGCGATTTGATCGCCGACAGCATCGAAACCGTGATGGGCGGACAGTGGTACGACGCCAATATTTCGCTGCCTGGGTGCGACAAGAACATGCCCGGTTGCATCATCGCCATGGGGCGTCTGAATCGGCCGTCACTGATGGTTTACGGCGGCACGATTCGAGCGGGTTGTACGGCGAAGGGTGACAAGCTGGACATCGTTTCTGCGTTTCAGTCGTACGGACAGTATCTGGCCGAATCGATCAACGACGATGAGCGTAAAGAAATCGTCCGCAAAAGCTGTCCGGGTGCCGGAGCGTGTGGCGGGATGTACACGGCGAATACGATGTCGTCAGCGATTGAAGCGATGGGCATGAGTCTGCCTTATAGCTCGTCGATTCCGGCCGAAGACCCAGACAAGTTGAAGGAATGCTTCAACGCGGGGGCCGCCATCAAAGTCCTGCTGGAAAAAGACATCAAGCCCCGCGACATCATGACGCGCGAAGCATTCGAAAACGCCATGGTCACCGTGATGGCGTTGGGTGGTTCGACAAATGCCGTGCTGCACCTAATTGCGATGGCTCGATCGGTGGACGTGCCTTTGACGCTTGACGACTTCCAGAAGGTGAGCGACCGAGTTCCATTTATTGCCGACCTGAAGCCCAGCGGACGGTTTGTGATGGAAGACCTGCATTCAGTGGGGGGAACTCCGGCCGTTTTGAAGTACCTGCTGGAAAAGAACTACATCACCGGCGACTGCATGACGGTGACCGGAAAAACGCTGGGCGAAAACCTGGCCGATTTGGATGGTCTTGCAGAAGGTCAGGAAATCATTCAGCCTATCGAAAAGCCGATCAAAGCGACGGGGCATCTTCGTATTTTGCGAGGCAACGTGGCTCCGGAAGGTTCCGTCGCCAAGATCACGGGCAAAGAAGGATTGAAATTCAGCGGGCCTGCGCGGTGCTACGATTCTGAAGAAGACATGCTGAAGGGCCTGGAAAACAACGAAATCCAGAAGGGCGACGTTGTCATCATTCGCTACGAAGGGCCCAAGGGAGGCCCCGGCATGCCGGAGATGTTGACCCCGACTTCCGCCATCATTGGAGCAGGTCTGGGTGATCATGTGGCCTTGATGACGGACGGCCGATTTAGTGGCGGTTCGCACGGATTTATCGTGGGCCATATTACGCCGGAAGCTCAGGTGGGCGGACCGATTGGTCTGCTACAAAATGGCGACATCGTGACAGTTGATGCGGAAGCCAACGAAATCAACGTGAATCTATCCGAAGAGGACTTTGCGAGTCGGCGGAAGTCGTGGACCGCACCGCCGTACAAAGCCACGCGAGGTACACTCTACAAGTACATCAAGACAGTGAAGTCTGCGTCAGAAGGGTGTGTGACTGACGAATGA
- a CDS encoding ATPase, T2SS/T4P/T4SS family: MGQGDDEGDEEYEDTEQVLFQGPMFGREANLKKNPRLVKAALVQVKRMISDGLARRAHTILLEPTQGRIAIRFVVDGIPYPAGALPGQRGIALIQMTKVLAGLNPQERTAPQSGGINAEFDGTRYELYTDFVPLKPGVERLRIRVENPKITYLKPASVGMPEDLSKKLRSFTEDSKGIILACGPPETGVTSLSICALHCVDPYLYSVFNLADVGNKELINVTDYEGEEGHDLELSLDRIIRREADIIYMGKLTDPAVVQTMFTFADRLCFVAEIGGRTPAEAIKQLIEWVGTEAVAQHLRGVVTQKLIRTLCDDCKQAFRPNPQLLKRLSLPPETTVLYRAPAPPDPEDEDAPTVEELCADCDGVPYHGRTAAFELLEMTEGMKDVVLAGAEPDAIKQQMSSDGMRTIQKDALRLVAEGKTSLEEVQRVFAPPRGRRPKGRRPRPRPQS, translated from the coding sequence GTGGGACAAGGCGACGACGAAGGTGACGAAGAGTACGAAGATACAGAGCAGGTCCTGTTTCAAGGCCCGATGTTCGGTCGTGAAGCCAACCTGAAAAAGAATCCGCGCCTCGTCAAAGCCGCTCTGGTTCAGGTCAAACGCATGATCTCGGATGGTCTGGCTCGCCGAGCCCACACCATTCTGCTGGAACCGACTCAGGGGCGGATCGCCATTCGGTTTGTTGTCGACGGAATTCCGTATCCTGCCGGCGCACTTCCCGGTCAACGCGGGATTGCTTTGATTCAGATGACCAAGGTCCTGGCGGGGCTGAATCCGCAGGAACGCACCGCGCCGCAGTCCGGCGGAATCAACGCCGAATTTGATGGCACTCGCTACGAACTCTACACCGACTTCGTGCCGTTAAAGCCGGGTGTCGAACGGTTGCGCATTCGAGTTGAAAACCCCAAGATCACGTATCTGAAGCCGGCGTCGGTCGGGATGCCGGAAGATCTGTCGAAAAAACTTCGCAGCTTTACGGAAGATTCGAAGGGCATCATTCTGGCCTGTGGACCGCCCGAAACAGGCGTGACGTCGCTCTCCATCTGCGCGCTGCACTGCGTCGATCCGTATTTGTATTCAGTGTTCAATCTGGCGGACGTTGGTAATAAAGAACTGATTAACGTTACCGACTACGAAGGCGAAGAAGGCCACGATCTGGAACTGAGCCTGGACCGGATCATTCGCCGCGAAGCCGACATTATCTACATGGGTAAGCTGACGGATCCGGCCGTTGTGCAAACGATGTTCACGTTTGCTGACCGGCTGTGTTTTGTGGCGGAAATCGGCGGACGGACGCCTGCCGAGGCGATCAAACAACTGATCGAGTGGGTGGGAACAGAAGCGGTCGCTCAACACCTGCGCGGCGTGGTGACTCAGAAACTGATTCGCACGCTTTGTGACGACTGTAAACAAGCGTTCCGACCCAACCCGCAATTGCTGAAACGTCTCTCGCTGCCGCCAGAGACAACGGTTTTGTACCGGGCTCCCGCGCCGCCTGATCCGGAGGACGAGGATGCTCCGACGGTTGAGGAATTGTGTGCCGATTGCGATGGCGTACCGTACCATGGCAGGACAGCGGCGTTCGAACTGCTCGAAATGACCGAAGGCATGAAGGACGTCGTCCTTGCTGGAGCCGAACCGGACGCAATCAAACAGCAGATGTCGTCGGATGGGATGAGGACCATTCAGAAAGACGCATTGCGTCTGGTTGCGGAAGGTAAGACTTCATTGGAAGAAGTTCAGCGAGTCTTCGCTCCGCCACGGGGACGTCGCCCCAAAGGGCGACGACCTCGGCCGCGTCCGCAGTCATAG
- a CDS encoding ExeA family protein, with protein MYETYWNLSRKPFGYRVAVDDLYRSKAVQSAALRLRYCIDNNAGAALLLGASGLGKSSLVQLLKADGTELRPFVHVAFPRLSPSELTRAVACELLQQDNVEDLPTDVLLVKQYNCLLKHAKQGNHPVIVFDEAHLLSNDTLDEVVLPLLNLADTDYGLQFSVILVGQAVLGSHIARNAQLRERIAVTATMHGLSENETADYIRTRLADAGCEREIFTDEAISAVMNLSGGNPRRINRLCDMALLVGYSDQAQRIEGTDIEALATEILPAAA; from the coding sequence ATGTACGAAACCTATTGGAATCTCAGCCGCAAGCCGTTTGGTTATCGAGTTGCGGTCGACGACTTGTATCGTTCGAAAGCCGTTCAGTCTGCCGCGCTGCGCCTGCGCTATTGCATCGACAACAATGCCGGGGCCGCTCTGTTGCTGGGAGCATCCGGTCTCGGCAAGTCTAGTTTGGTGCAGCTATTGAAAGCCGATGGAACAGAACTGCGACCGTTCGTCCACGTCGCCTTTCCCCGCCTTTCGCCGTCGGAATTGACTCGCGCTGTCGCCTGCGAACTGCTGCAGCAGGACAACGTAGAAGACCTGCCGACTGACGTGCTGCTGGTCAAACAGTACAACTGTTTGTTAAAGCATGCGAAGCAGGGAAACCATCCCGTCATCGTCTTCGACGAAGCTCACCTGCTAAGCAACGACACTCTTGATGAAGTCGTTCTGCCGCTCTTGAATCTGGCGGACACAGACTACGGCTTACAGTTTTCCGTCATCCTTGTCGGCCAGGCCGTGCTGGGATCTCACATCGCCAGAAACGCGCAACTGCGAGAACGCATCGCCGTAACGGCAACCATGCACGGGCTCTCTGAAAACGAAACGGCCGACTACATTCGCACTCGTCTGGCCGACGCCGGTTGCGAACGAGAGATCTTCACGGACGAGGCCATCTCAGCCGTGATGAATCTAAGCGGCGGCAACCCACGCCGCATCAACCGCCTCTGCGACATGGCACTGCTGGTCGGCTATTCGGATCAGGCTCAACGAATCGAAGGCACAGACATCGAAGCCCTCGCCACCGAAATCTTACCCGCCGCCGCCTGA
- a CDS encoding alkaline phosphatase family protein, with protein sequence MTDPNRSHRQLVVINVVGLIWDMIGDNTPNIRSLMQQGFGRPMQTVLPAVTCSVQATMLTGAMPAEHGIVGNGWYARDLAEVMFWKQSNHLIDAEKVFQTARQRDAAHTTAKMFWWYNMYADVAWSVTPRPSYPADGRKIPDIYSHPADLRDSLQARLGKFPLFNFWGPTADIKSSAWIADSSVEIFTQQDPSLTLVYLPHLDYNLQRLGPDDPAIADDIRAVDVEAGKIIDAAKQRDADVIVLSEYGITQVTKPIHINRALRDAGLLAVRRESLGWETLDAGASAAFAVADHQVAHVYVNDAAKLQQVRSVLTKLDGVEAVLGRSQQAGFGIDHSRSGDLVAVSAVDAWFTYYFWQDDQLAPDYARTVDIHRKPGYDPVELFVDPTIPFPKLKVARRLARKLAGFRYYMDLIGLDASIVKGSHGRLPDADRMESDGPVFVCNNGRAERDDIHAKDVRDLILDLQFGA encoded by the coding sequence ATGACTGATCCCAATCGTTCTCATCGCCAGTTGGTTGTCATCAATGTCGTGGGCCTAATATGGGACATGATCGGTGACAACACGCCGAACATTCGGTCGCTGATGCAACAAGGTTTCGGTCGCCCGATGCAGACCGTGCTGCCTGCCGTCACGTGTTCTGTACAGGCAACAATGCTGACCGGTGCGATGCCCGCTGAACACGGCATCGTCGGCAATGGCTGGTATGCTCGCGACCTTGCGGAAGTGATGTTCTGGAAGCAGTCGAACCACCTGATCGACGCTGAAAAAGTCTTCCAGACCGCTCGACAACGTGATGCCGCGCACACCACGGCGAAGATGTTCTGGTGGTACAACATGTACGCCGACGTCGCCTGGTCTGTGACGCCGCGGCCGTCGTACCCTGCCGACGGACGCAAGATTCCGGATATCTACAGTCATCCTGCTGATCTGCGAGATTCGTTGCAGGCCAGGCTGGGCAAGTTTCCGCTGTTCAATTTTTGGGGACCGACGGCGGATATTAAAAGTTCGGCGTGGATCGCTGACAGCAGCGTTGAGATATTCACGCAGCAGGATCCGTCGCTGACGCTCGTGTACCTGCCGCATCTGGACTACAACCTTCAACGCTTAGGACCGGACGATCCGGCGATTGCCGACGACATTCGCGCGGTTGATGTTGAAGCTGGAAAAATCATCGATGCCGCAAAACAACGCGATGCGGACGTGATTGTGTTGTCGGAGTACGGCATCACACAGGTGACGAAACCGATTCACATCAACCGAGCGTTGCGTGATGCGGGATTGCTGGCCGTGCGTCGCGAATCGCTTGGCTGGGAAACGCTGGACGCGGGGGCTTCAGCCGCCTTTGCCGTCGCCGATCATCAGGTTGCTCATGTTTATGTGAACGACGCTGCGAAGCTGCAACAGGTGCGGTCTGTGTTGACGAAGCTCGATGGGGTAGAAGCCGTGCTGGGTCGAAGTCAGCAGGCAGGATTCGGCATCGATCACTCACGCAGCGGAGACCTCGTGGCGGTGAGTGCGGTAGACGCGTGGTTTACATATTACTTCTGGCAGGACGATCAACTCGCCCCGGACTACGCTCGCACGGTCGACATTCATCGGAAACCGGGGTACGACCCGGTGGAATTGTTTGTGGATCCGACAATTCCGTTTCCAAAGTTAAAGGTGGCTCGCAGGTTGGCTCGCAAACTGGCTGGTTTCCGCTACTACATGGACCTGATCGGTCTGGATGCATCGATTGTCAAAGGCAGTCACGGTCGTTTGCCGGATGCCGACCGAATGGAATCTGACGGCCCGGTGTTCGTGTGCAACAATGGACGAGCGGAACGTGACGATATTCACGCGAAAGACGTGCGAGATTTGATCCTGGATCTGCAATTCGGCGCGTGA